From the Francisella frigiditurris genome, one window contains:
- the rpsH gene encoding 30S ribosomal protein S8 — protein sequence MSMQDPISDMFTRIRNGLSSGKETVSVPFSKMKMEIANFLVKEGYVASCAKETSDKAHSFINIELKYHNGSPVIEMIKRVSRPSLRIYKSHADLPKVYGGFGVAIISTSKGLVSDRKARALGVGGEIIGYVA from the coding sequence ATGAGTATGCAAGATCCAATTTCGGATATGTTTACAAGAATAAGAAATGGTCTTTCTTCTGGTAAAGAAACTGTTTCTGTTCCTTTTTCTAAAATGAAAATGGAAATAGCAAATTTTTTGGTAAAAGAGGGTTATGTAGCTAGTTGTGCTAAAGAGACTAGTGATAAGGCGCATTCTTTTATAAATATCGAACTTAAGTACCATAATGGTTCTCCTGTTATCGAAATGATAAAGAGAGTTAGTAGGCCAAGTTTGAGAATATATAAGTCACATGCTGATTTACCAAAAGTTTATGGTGGCTTTGGCGTTGCTATAATTTCTACATCTAAAGGTTTAGTTAGTGATAGAAAAGCAAGAGCTCTTGGTGTTGGTGGTGAAATTATAGGCTATGTGGCTTAA
- the rpsN gene encoding 30S ribosomal protein S14: MAKEGMIQRELKREKLVAKYAQKRAELKAIILDINSTEEQKWEAQIKLQKLPVNSSASRVQRRCRVTGRPHAVYRKFGLCRNKLREYAMAGDVPGLKKASW, translated from the coding sequence ATGGCAAAAGAAGGAATGATTCAGAGAGAATTAAAGAGAGAGAAACTAGTAGCTAAATACGCTCAAAAAAGAGCTGAGCTTAAAGCTATTATTCTTGATATTAACTCTACTGAAGAGCAAAAGTGGGAAGCTCAAATTAAACTGCAAAAATTACCAGTGAACTCTTCTGCATCTAGAGTGCAAAGAAGATGTAGAGTAACAGGTAGACCGCATGCTGTATATAGAAAATTCGGGTTATGCCGTAATAAGCTTAGAGAGTATGCAATGGCAGGTGATGTTCCTGGTTTGAAAAAAGCTAGTTGGTAA
- the rplE gene encoding 50S ribosomal protein L5, producing the protein MARLKDYYQNELVAKLKNELNLDNVMEVPRIEKITLNMGVGDAAKDKKIMTFAVKDLTAIAGQNPVVTKSRKSIAGFKIRDGWPIGCKVTLRGERMYEFLDRLITIAIPRIRDFRGLSAKSFDGSGNYSLGMKEQISFPEIDYDKIDTIRGLDISITTTAKNDDQGRALLKAFGFPLKS; encoded by the coding sequence ATGGCAAGACTAAAAGATTATTATCAAAATGAGCTTGTTGCTAAACTAAAGAATGAGCTAAATTTAGATAATGTTATGGAAGTACCTCGTATTGAGAAAATTACTCTTAATATGGGTGTTGGTGATGCGGCAAAAGATAAAAAAATTATGACTTTTGCGGTAAAAGATTTGACTGCTATTGCTGGTCAAAATCCTGTTGTTACTAAGTCTAGAAAATCTATCGCAGGTTTTAAAATTCGTGATGGTTGGCCAATAGGGTGTAAAGTAACTCTACGTGGCGAGCGCATGTATGAGTTTTTAGACAGGCTTATAACAATTGCTATTCCTAGAATTAGAGATTTTAGGGGATTAAGTGCTAAGTCCTTTGATGGTAGTGGGAATTATAGTCTAGGTATGAAAGAGCAAATTTCATTTCCGGAAATAGACTATGATAAGATCGACACTATTAGAGGTTTAGATATTTCAATAACTACTACTGCTAAAAATGATGATCAAGGAAGAGCTTTGCTTAAAGCATTTGGTTTTCCTTTGAAGTCTTAA
- the rplX gene encoding 50S ribosomal protein L24, giving the protein MNRLKKGDDVIVIAGKDKGRRGTVKSFSKGGSLILVEGINVVKKHIKPNPNKGVEGGVVEKELPVHASNVAIYNPTTEKADRVGYRLVEENKKVRYFKSNGELVDL; this is encoded by the coding sequence ATGAATAGATTAAAAAAAGGCGATGATGTAATTGTTATTGCTGGTAAAGATAAAGGTCGTAGAGGAACTGTTAAGTCATTTTCTAAGGGCGGTTCTTTGATCTTGGTTGAGGGTATTAATGTGGTTAAAAAACACATTAAGCCAAACCCAAATAAAGGTGTGGAGGGTGGAGTTGTTGAAAAAGAGCTTCCTGTTCACGCTTCTAACGTTGCTATATATAATCCAACTACTGAAAAAGCTGATAGAGTGGGTTATAGATTGGTTGAGGAAAATAAAAAGGTTCGCTATTTTAAGTCAAATGGTGAATTGGTTGATCTATAG
- the rplN gene encoding 50S ribosomal protein L14: protein MIQMQTELQVADNSGAKRVECIKVLGGSHRRYASIGDVIKVTVKEAAPRGKAKKGSVYNAVVVRTAKGVRRKDGSVVRFDGNAAVLLNANGQPIGTRIFGPVTRELRSEKFMKIVSLAPEVL from the coding sequence ATGATTCAGATGCAAACAGAGCTCCAAGTTGCTGATAACAGTGGTGCAAAGAGAGTAGAGTGTATAAAGGTTTTAGGTGGCTCACATCGTAGATATGCATCTATTGGTGATGTTATTAAAGTTACTGTAAAAGAAGCTGCTCCAAGAGGTAAGGCTAAAAAAGGTTCTGTATATAATGCTGTTGTTGTTAGAACGGCAAAGGGTGTTCGTAGAAAGGATGGTTCAGTAGTTCGTTTTGATGGCAATGCTGCTGTATTATTAAATGCTAATGGACAGCCTATAGGGACTCGTATTTTTGGTCCAGTAACAAGAGAGCTTCGTAGTGAGAAATTCATGAAGATCGTTTCTCTGGCGCCAGAAGTTTTATAG
- the rpsQ gene encoding 30S ribosomal protein S17 → MSDKIRVLEGKVSSDAMDKSVVVKAERYVKHPLYGKFVRKTTKYYVHDENNECKKGDVITFKETKPYSKMKKWCLVDIIHREK, encoded by the coding sequence ATGAGCGATAAAATCAGAGTGCTAGAAGGTAAAGTTTCTAGTGATGCTATGGACAAAAGCGTTGTCGTTAAAGCAGAAAGATATGTAAAACATCCTCTTTACGGTAAGTTTGTAAGAAAAACTACTAAATACTATGTTCATGATGAAAATAATGAATGTAAAAAAGGCGATGTTATAACTTTTAAAGAAACTAAACCCTATTCTAAAATGAAGAAGTGGTGCTTAGTGGATATTATCCATAGAGAAAAATAA
- the rpmC gene encoding 50S ribosomal protein L29 produces the protein MKRKDTLKDYRNKSVSELQDLKIELLQQLFSLRMQKGTGQLNKNHLFKSAKRNIARINSIISEKEIGA, from the coding sequence ATGAAGAGAAAAGATACTTTAAAAGATTATAGAAATAAAAGTGTTTCTGAGTTGCAGGATTTGAAAATTGAGTTATTGCAACAACTATTTTCACTTCGTATGCAAAAGGGTACTGGGCAATTAAATAAAAATCACTTATTCAAAAGTGCTAAAAGAAATATTGCTCGTATAAATTCGATAATATCAGAAAAAGAAATAGGTGCTTAA
- the rplP gene encoding 50S ribosomal protein L16, whose protein sequence is MLQPKRTKFRKQQKMRNRGLAHRGNKVSFGEFGLQATSRGRITARQIEAGRRAINRHIKRGGKVWIRIFPDKPITEKPLEVRMGKGKGSVEYWVAQIQPGRVLYEITGVKEELAREAFSRAAAKLPVSTTFVEKQVM, encoded by the coding sequence ATGCTACAACCTAAGCGTACAAAGTTTCGTAAACAGCAGAAGATGCGTAATAGGGGGTTGGCTCACAGAGGTAATAAAGTAAGCTTTGGTGAGTTTGGTCTTCAAGCTACTTCTAGGGGTAGAATTACTGCTAGACAAATAGAAGCGGGAAGAAGAGCTATTAATCGTCATATTAAGCGTGGTGGTAAAGTTTGGATTAGAATATTTCCAGATAAGCCTATTACAGAAAAGCCTTTAGAAGTTCGTATGGGTAAAGGTAAAGGTTCGGTTGAATATTGGGTTGCTCAAATTCAGCCAGGACGTGTTTTATATGAGATAACAGGTGTTAAAGAAGAGTTAGCTAGAGAAGCTTTTTCAAGAGCTGCTGCTAAGTTACCAGTCTCTACAACTTTTGTTGAAAAACAGGTGATGTAA
- the rpsC gene encoding 30S ribosomal protein S3, whose amino-acid sequence MGQKVNPNGIRLGYIRDWRSTWYADSSSYANNLNEDIKVREFLHKKLASAAVSKIVIERPAQNAKVTIHTARPGIVIGKKGEDVEKLRSDIHKIMGVPVQVNIEEVRKPELDARLVAESVAQQLEKRVMFRRAMKKAIQSAMKSGAKGIKIMVSGRLGGAEIARSEWAREGRVPLQTFRADVDYSTAQALTTYGIIGVKVWIYKGEILPGQIADKNSNRKGAK is encoded by the coding sequence ATGGGTCAAAAAGTAAATCCTAATGGTATTCGCTTAGGTTATATTAGAGACTGGCGTTCAACATGGTATGCTGACTCTTCTAGCTATGCTAATAATCTTAATGAAGATATTAAAGTTAGAGAGTTTTTGCATAAGAAACTTGCTTCAGCAGCAGTTAGTAAAATTGTGATTGAGAGACCTGCTCAGAATGCTAAAGTAACTATTCACACTGCAAGACCAGGAATTGTTATTGGCAAGAAAGGTGAGGATGTTGAAAAGCTTCGTTCAGATATTCATAAAATAATGGGCGTTCCTGTTCAAGTTAATATAGAAGAAGTTCGTAAGCCTGAATTGGATGCTAGATTGGTTGCGGAGAGTGTTGCGCAACAGCTAGAAAAAAGAGTTATGTTTAGAAGAGCAATGAAAAAAGCTATTCAATCTGCTATGAAATCTGGTGCTAAAGGTATTAAGATTATGGTTAGTGGTAGACTTGGTGGTGCTGAAATTGCTCGTTCTGAATGGGCTAGGGAAGGTAGAGTTCCTCTTCAAACATTTAGAGCGGATGTTGATTATTCAACTGCACAAGCTTTGACAACTTATGGAATTATTGGAGTTAAAGTTTGGATCTATAAGGGTGAAATTCTTCCAGGTCAAATAGCTGATAAGAATAGTAATAGAAAAGGAGCTAAATAA
- the rplV gene encoding 50S ribosomal protein L22, with the protein MEVQAKLKFARISAQKCRLVADQVRGLPVDKAINLLTFSNKKAAVLVKEVLNSAIANAEHNDGMDVDSLYVSTIFVDEGPTMKRFEARAKGRGNRILKRTSHITVKVAEKN; encoded by the coding sequence ATGGAAGTACAAGCTAAATTAAAGTTTGCAAGAATTTCAGCTCAAAAGTGTAGGCTGGTTGCTGACCAAGTCAGAGGCTTACCTGTAGATAAAGCTATAAATCTTCTGACTTTTAGTAACAAAAAAGCTGCGGTTTTAGTAAAAGAGGTTTTGAACTCTGCAATTGCTAATGCTGAACATAATGATGGTATGGATGTAGACTCATTGTATGTTTCGACTATCTTTGTTGATGAAGGACCTACTATGAAACGCTTTGAAGCTAGAGCGAAAGGTAGGGGTAATCGTATTTTAAAAAGAACTTCACATATTACTGTGAAAGTTGCTGAAAAAAATTAA
- the rpsS gene encoding 30S ribosomal protein S19 — MPRSLKKGPFVDHHLLKKVFEAQESNSKKPIKTWSRRSMIVPDMIGLTIAVHNGQQHVPVLMTEEMVGHKLGEFVLTRNYRGHAADKKAKKK, encoded by the coding sequence GTGCCTCGTTCATTAAAAAAAGGACCTTTTGTTGATCATCATCTTTTAAAGAAGGTTTTTGAAGCGCAAGAAAGTAATTCTAAAAAGCCAATCAAAACATGGTCTAGAAGATCGATGATTGTGCCAGATATGATAGGTTTAACTATAGCTGTACATAATGGTCAACAACATGTACCTGTTCTTATGACAGAAGAAATGGTTGGTCATAAGTTGGGTGAGTTTGTTTTGACTCGCAATTATCGTGGACATGCTGCTGATAAAAAAGCTAAGAAAAAATAG
- the rplB gene encoding 50S ribosomal protein L2 produces MIEIKKAKPTSPGRRHVISVKNTELHTGKPFKGLVEKKKKNAGRNNTGRITVRHQGGGQRQHYRIVDFKRNKDGIVARVERIEYDPNRSANIALVLYSDGERRYVIAPKGLKKDMEIISGEKVDVAVGNCMPLRNIPLGTVVHNIEMKPKKGAQMIRSAGTFAQLVGKDNAYAIIRLRSGEMRRVLLDCRAVVGVVSNSEHNLKSLGKAGASRWRGIRPTVRGVAMNPVDHPHGGGEGRTSGGRHPVTPWGIPTKGYKTRKNKRSNKLIVQKRK; encoded by the coding sequence ATGATTGAAATTAAAAAAGCTAAACCTACATCCCCTGGCCGTCGCCACGTTATTAGTGTGAAAAATACGGAACTACATACAGGTAAGCCATTTAAAGGTTTGGTGGAAAAGAAAAAGAAAAATGCTGGTAGAAATAATACTGGTAGAATAACTGTTCGTCATCAAGGTGGTGGGCAAAGACAACATTATCGTATTGTTGACTTTAAAAGAAATAAAGATGGTATAGTTGCGAGGGTTGAGAGGATTGAGTATGATCCTAACCGTAGTGCAAATATTGCTTTAGTTTTATATTCTGATGGTGAGAGAAGATATGTTATTGCGCCAAAAGGATTGAAAAAAGATATGGAAATTATTTCTGGTGAGAAGGTTGATGTTGCTGTTGGTAACTGTATGCCTTTAAGAAATATTCCTCTTGGTACAGTTGTTCATAATATTGAGATGAAGCCTAAAAAAGGTGCTCAGATGATTAGAAGTGCTGGTACTTTTGCTCAGTTAGTTGGTAAGGATAATGCATATGCTATAATCCGTTTAAGATCTGGCGAGATGAGAAGAGTGCTATTGGATTGTAGAGCTGTTGTTGGGGTTGTTTCTAACTCTGAGCATAATCTAAAATCTTTAGGTAAGGCAGGCGCTAGTCGTTGGAGAGGTATTAGGCCAACTGTTAGGGGTGTTGCGATGAACCCGGTAGATCACCCGCATGGTGGTGGTGAAGGTCGTACTTCTGGTGGTAGACATCCAGTAACGCCTTGGGGTATTCCAACTAAAGGTTATAAGACGCGCAAGAATAAGCGTTCTAATAAGTTGATTGTTCAAAAACGTAAGTAA
- the rplW gene encoding 50S ribosomal protein L23, translating to MNSQEKLLRTIVRPHVSDKSYGLADSGSTIVFHVASFANKYDVKDAIEKLFEVKVESVNILNVKGKARKFGRVEGKTKAWKKAYVKLAEGHDINFVGAE from the coding sequence ATGAATTCACAAGAAAAATTGTTAAGAACGATTGTAAGACCTCATGTTTCTGATAAGTCTTATGGTTTAGCAGATAGTGGCTCAACAATAGTTTTCCATGTAGCTTCTTTTGCTAATAAATATGATGTAAAAGATGCGATTGAGAAGCTTTTTGAAGTAAAGGTTGAATCGGTTAATATCCTTAATGTTAAAGGCAAAGCACGTAAATTTGGTCGTGTTGAGGGCAAAACTAAAGCTTGGAAAAAGGCTTATGTTAAGTTGGCTGAAGGGCATGATATTAATTTTGTTGGTGCAGAGTAA
- the rplD gene encoding 50S ribosomal protein L4: MDLNIKSLTGNEAGSLGVADSVFATDYNESLIHQVVVAYMAGARQGTKAQKTRSEVSGGGAKPWRQKGTGRARAGTIRSPIFRKGGVTFAAKPRSYKQKVNRKMYIGAMKSILSELVRSDRMRLVSELALQTPKTKEFKSLVDSLNVKDVLFVVGIEEFSENLYLSSRNLKNVAVCDSMDINPVSLMCFENVVVTEKAIKEIEEKLA, encoded by the coding sequence GTGGACTTAAATATTAAATCATTGACTGGTAATGAAGCTGGCTCTTTAGGTGTTGCGGATAGTGTTTTCGCTACGGATTATAATGAGTCTTTGATTCACCAGGTTGTTGTAGCTTATATGGCTGGTGCTCGTCAAGGTACTAAAGCTCAAAAAACTAGATCAGAAGTTTCTGGTGGTGGAGCTAAACCTTGGAGACAGAAGGGTACTGGTAGAGCAAGAGCGGGTACTATTCGCTCGCCTATATTTAGAAAGGGTGGTGTTACATTTGCGGCTAAGCCAAGAAGCTATAAGCAAAAAGTTAATCGTAAGATGTATATTGGAGCTATGAAATCAATTTTATCAGAATTAGTAAGATCTGATAGAATGAGATTGGTTAGCGAATTGGCTTTACAAACTCCTAAAACAAAAGAATTTAAAAGCTTGGTTGATAGTTTAAATGTAAAAGATGTTCTTTTTGTTGTGGGTATTGAAGAGTTTAGTGAGAATTTATATCTTTCTTCTAGAAACCTTAAAAATGTTGCAGTTTGTGATTCTATGGATATTAATCCAGTTTCTCTTATGTGCTTCGAAAATGTAGTAGTTACTGAGAAAGCTATAAAAGAAATAGAGGAGAAGTTGGCATGA
- the rplC gene encoding 50S ribosomal protein L3: MSLGLVGRKCGMTRIFTEDGVSIPVTVVHVEPNVVAQVKTAETDGYSAVQVTTGFKKRSNVNKPLAGHFAKAGVEPGRGLWEFVVESGHDFQVGASIDASIFEAGQKVDVRGVSKGKGFAGVVKRHNFRTQDATHGNSVSHRVHGSTGQNQTPGRVFKGKKMAGHLGSENVTIQSLEVVRVDVENGLLLLKGGIPGSVGGDIVVSPAVKS; encoded by the coding sequence ATGTCTTTAGGATTAGTTGGTCGCAAGTGTGGTATGACTCGTATTTTTACTGAAGATGGCGTTTCTATTCCTGTAACGGTAGTGCATGTTGAGCCGAATGTTGTTGCTCAAGTTAAAACTGCTGAAACGGATGGTTATAGTGCTGTTCAGGTAACTACTGGTTTTAAAAAGCGTTCTAATGTTAACAAACCTTTAGCTGGACATTTTGCTAAAGCTGGTGTTGAGCCAGGTCGCGGTTTGTGGGAATTTGTTGTTGAATCTGGTCATGATTTCCAAGTTGGAGCATCTATTGATGCTAGTATCTTTGAAGCTGGTCAGAAAGTGGATGTAAGAGGTGTTTCTAAGGGTAAAGGCTTTGCTGGTGTTGTGAAGCGTCATAACTTTAGAACTCAGGATGCCACTCATGGTAACTCAGTATCTCATAGGGTTCATGGTTCTACAGGTCAAAACCAAACTCCAGGCAGGGTGTTTAAAGGTAAAAAGATGGCTGGTCATTTAGGTAGCGAAAATGTTACTATTCAGTCGCTTGAGGTTGTTAGGGTTGACGTAGAGAATGGTTTATTGCTTTTAAAAGGTGGTATTCCAGGATCTGTTGGTGGAGATATCGTTGTTTCTCCAGCAGTTAAAAGTTAG
- the rpsJ gene encoding 30S ribosomal protein S10: MAINNQRIRIRLKAFDHKLIDASTQEIVDTAKKTGAQVKGPIPLPMRKERFTILISPHVNKKARDQYEIRTHKRLIDIVQPTDKTVDALMKLDLASGVDVQISLS; this comes from the coding sequence ATGGCTATAAATAATCAACGTATTAGAATTAGACTAAAAGCCTTTGATCATAAGCTTATTGATGCTTCTACTCAGGAGATTGTTGATACAGCTAAGAAAACAGGGGCTCAGGTTAAAGGACCTATTCCTTTGCCTATGCGTAAAGAGAGATTTACAATTCTTATCTCTCCTCATGTGAATAAGAAAGCTAGGGATCAATATGAAATAAGAACTCATAAGAGATTAATTGATATTGTTCAGCCTACAGATAAAACAGTTGATGCTTTAATGAAGCTTGATTTAGCTTCAGGTGTTGATGTTCAGATTAGTTTGAGTTAA